TTATTTGTGACAATCTTAAGTTAGTAAGAGAAGGCGTACATAGGCATGTAACTGACAAATCATCACCACCTAAAGTATACAGAGAATTACAagtctcctttttccttttaatattgcaaatgttgagacttccagaTATGACCTCACTTTCTAAATTTCATGGCTTTCCTCGTGACATACTTGAAAGTGCTAGGTCTTGAGACACTATCGTGGCTCCTTTGCCTATTTGTTTTGTTCCATGTTCTTTTGAATCTGCCTATAATCCTGTGCCTAAAGAGATACTTTGTAGACTGAAATactgtttgatattgtttatagaTATGAACATGCTAATGATGATAAGAGCTGTTTGAAATCAGATCCTGAAGGAGAAAAAATCCATGCTGGACTCCTGAAAAAGTTAAATGAACTGGAATCTGACCTTACATTTAAAATGGGTAACTACTATTTTATATAAGTCAACTGAATTTTGGAAGGATGTTTTCtagttggctcaaagggaagtgGGGTTTATCTCTTTGGAGGAAACTGGTTTCATTCTGTGATGGTGTGGTTCTTAGGCTCACCTGCGGTggctccccttccccttcctcacTCCATAGAGGAAGCCTCCTTTTCTGTGGTCATACTGATATACAGGAGGGCAGACCCACATCTGACTCATGACAGAGGACTTTGGGAACTGAGTGTGTCTTGTTTCTTCCCTCAGGCCCTGAGTATAAAAGTATGAAGAGCTGTATTTACATAGGCATGGCAAGCGACGACGTAGATGTTGCTGAACTAGCAGAGACCATTGCAGTCGCAGCCAGAGAAATTGAGGAAAACTCAAGGGTCAGTAAGACTCATTggtgtttctttccttttctggggCTTGCCTAGCCAACTAGCTGGGGTCATGAAGGAAACTCTCCTCTGAACTGTCTGTCcagtcaatcttttttttttttgtccagtcAATCTTTGACAAAATGTTTTTAACTGCTTCCTGTGAGTATTTGGAATATTGCACCAAGATTACACCAACACCTGAGAATAGCAGGTTGATTTCTCACAGTACCTGCCCTTGGTGAACTTACAGGCTGTGGTGTAGCGAATGCCCTGGCATAGAGTGAGGGGTAGCTGAGCATTAAGGAAgactcctccagctctgcctgacAAGGTTAGGGAAGATTTCCTGGAAGAGGTAACTAACACTGGAGCTGGGTCCTGAAGGATGAAGGGTATTTTGGTAACATAACTTCCCATCAGTAATAGACCTGCTTCTATCAGGCAGTTGGCATGGAGGCCCAGGCTATAAAGTTTAAAAGACATTTTCTAAACCAGATGTTTGATTCACTAGCAATCtcttaaaatgagagaaaagaaactaCAGCAAGAATGGCCTTAGAGGAGACAGAAAGACATGTCATGTGGCTCATTTTTGGTCGCAGTAGGGAAGTGTAAAATGAGGCAAAGGGGCCAGCTTAATTCATTCTTGGATAGACCAGATTTCTTCCAAATCTGGCAATGACTTCTGGCTCCATTTCCATAAATGTTGAGTTGTGTGTCTGTTTTCTACTGATATGTTATGCAAATTAGAGGAACAGTTATCCTTCTCTGTTCCCTGGCAGAGATGAGGCTGGTCACCAAGGTATGTCTGCCTAGGCCTCCTTGAGCATTTTGTCTTCTTCTATTTGATCTTTTTTTCCCTAAGCACCTGGttcttttaagataaaaaatTATTATCCCACTAATGATACACTTTAAGGAACAACATATGGTTGTCTAAAATTTCTTACAGATTTTAGGAGGTATAAGCAAAGTCTGTCAGAAGTTTATCCCTAGGACACATTTTGAAGCACATAAAATTCTTATCAACACTCTCAGGCACTGTATTACAGTAAAAGTGGTTGACATGTTCTGGACATTATGCTCAGAAACATGGAACTCTAAAAAATACCAGTGCATGGTTCCCATTCCAGAACAATGATATGAGACCCTTTGGAGATGGGGTGGGACCTTGGCATCGGAGATTTTTTTAAGGTCTCCAAGTGATTCCCGTATGCAGTCAGGGTGGAGAGTCAGCATTCTTAGTGCCCTTCTGGACAGAGAGAGCCTGAATTTATAATCCCAGTTAGTGAGGTGATGGAATTATCCTcttctatttgattttttattttgttcttacactgacattttaaaaatacagaattccaCTTACTGACATACTTCTGAAAAATGTCCCTAGTTCTTCTAGGCCCCAGGCAAGAATCTTAGACAAGTAATGCCTTTCTTGGTCTTAACACAGCTGCTGGAGAATATGACAGAAGTTGTTCGGAAAGGAATTCAGGAAGCTCAGGTTCAACTGCAAAAGGCAAATGAGGAACGACTTCTGGAAGAGGTGAGTCTGCACATTGGACTTCCCAACTGGCATCAGGCTcggagcagatgcagcaagctgacctTGAGCAACGGGTTGTCCTTTGCAGGGAGTGTTACGGCAGATCCCCGTAGTAGGATCCGTGCTGAATTGGTTTTCTCCGGTACAAGCTTCACAGAAGGGAAGGACTTTTAACTTAACAGCAGGTAGGACAAACTATCCTCTCCACAGAGCTCATTTACATTGAGAATTTTGACCAAACACCCTTGGTCCTGACACTTTTCATGCTGGGGATCCTTTTATGGTTCTCATTCTTTATTACTGAGTACTGTGCTAAGTGTCTAAGGAAACAAGATTTATCTGCCCCAGTCAcactgtcttctcctttctcccaccCCGACTGCTGAAATAGTATGAAAGCATTTCTTATGACAAGCAGACTCATCTTCCTAGAATCCAATAAGAAATGTGTTCATTCAGCTGTCCATATACTCAGGATAATATGTGTTGGACATTTTGGTTCAGTGTTAGTATTCCTTGCACTCCTTGTTTTGCCCCAGTAAATGTCTTCTTTTGAAAGGGGAAATTAAAAGATTCTTGTATGTGCCACTGTAATGTGTTATTTCAAATCAGGCAACCAGCAAATACTACCAGTTGCTAGGATCTTGGGGAGAGGATATTAAACTATATGATTTCTTTCCTTGGTGGTGTTCTACCAAGAAAATCATTCCCTAAATATGTAGTCACTTCCTTTATTCTTTCCCTAGGAAATGACTACATTGTCATATGATAGAAAAAGATAATCTGATTTTTAATCAGCCAAACCTCAGCCTTTAGCAAAGAAACACCCATTTCTTGCTGGTAAATGACATTTCTCAGTTGTGCCTGGTTGCTCAGGCCCACTTGTGTCACTGCAGCAGTAGCTGTTTTCAGCTGTCCTCAGGGTACTTAGAGAGAGAAGGGTAATGCAGGACTGGGACTTGGGAGCACAGCTGCCAGGTAGCTTTCTACAGTTCCAGGCACATTTCAGGAGGACCAAAGCCTCTGTCAGTCTTTGGGAAGCTGAATGGCTGGAAGAAGCTTATCAGCAAACAAGGTTGAACAAGGGCAGGTGGTAACTCCCAGGACAGCCTGTGCCCAGGATTTACCAACCTCCGTCCTTTCTTCTCCCGGCAGGCTCTCTGGAGTCCACAGAACACACATACGTTTCTAAAGTACAAGGTACAGGAGTAACACCGCCTCCAACCCCCTCAGGCCCTCACACTAAACAGAGACTTCCAGGTATGTTCCACCTCCACGTTTGAATTCGTTAATATTGAAGAAAATTGTGTTATTTTGGGAAAATAGACCTTTGCATCATGTAATGtggttcccccacccccaagtttgCTGGTACCTgcattcttttgtctttttggttcTTTAATccaaagttctttttttcttcgtTTAGGACAAGCTTTCAGTGATCCTTTAAATTAGCCATTTTAGTAGCTGAGGGAAGGCTTGAGCCTTGACAAGAAATACCTGTGTACACCCCAAGGAGAAAGTGAGGGTCTTTAACTTTAGTGCCCATGGGATCAGCAAAATGCTTCTGAATGCTGAGGCTGTTATAATTAAGCATAGCAATTGCTTGTGCACAGACAGCTTTTGTCGCAGATGCATCCTGTAGTGACCTTTCAGCACTGTTCGTCTAATCTTTCTCTAGGCCAGAAGCCTTTTAGAAGGTCCCTGAGAGGCTCAGATGCCTTCAGTGAGACAAGCTCAGTCAGTCACATTGAAGACTTAGAAAAGATGGAGCATCTGTCCAGTGGGCCAGAACAAGACACCCAAGAGGCTACCTGCCCTGGGCAGCAGCCGGGGGATCCTGCCCTTCAGGATGCAGACCAAACCGAGGCCCTCCAGGCCGGGACCCAGCGCCCAGAAGACTGCCCACAGGGAGAAGAGACGGAGAGCTTAAGATAAAATTCAGTGTTGGTTTGAGACTGTACTGAATATTGTTTCAGGGAAGATGAAGTTATATTGAAAATGTGAACTGTGCCACATACTAATAAATAGGAATTACTGTTATTTGTGCTTAACTGGGATTTTTGCACAAATATTTGCCTGAAGGCCAGGCTTTCTAGGAGGGCAGTTGAATGTTCAATTTAATGGTATGTTGAACAACAAACAACTATTGTTTCTATCTTAACCAACTGTAGTTAATACCATTTTTCCCTAAGTTACCACAAACACTTTTTATTCAAAAAGAACACTTATAATTTCAAGTGCCTGCCACTTGGAACATTTGCTGTTATCTTTCTAAACATAGGTGTAAATTATTAGGTTGCACGTAACTTTTTCGTAAATAGCTTTCTTTTAGAACTCTCTGGGTTTTCTACTGTACTTctacagaggagagacagcatTCTTTGCCATATGTTTgagttggtgttttagtttgatCAAGTTGCAGTGTACAACTGGATTGTTTTTGGCTTAAAGGAGAATGGGTTTCAGTGGGACTGTAAGTAAGTGTGTCAGAAGCCCTCTCCTGCCACCCCCAACTGCTGCTTTTCCTGGAGACTAAGTAAGGACTGTGTCCGCTCAAGCTGTGGCAGGGTTATCACACATGGTAGACTGGGCAGTGCTTCTGTCTGTGACTTTCCTCTGCCAcaaatctatttctccctttatatACTATTTGTAAACAAATTAAAAGGACTCATCTGTTAAGAATAACTGTAAAGtctgatcatatatatataaatttttttaatgctggtaaaGCTTTTAAATTGGCACACAGTACAGAGTGTGCTCACTTCTATGTTTACGATATGAACACCTGATACATATTCCCCTTAAGAGCCTAATATTACATATGCTGTATAGCACCTAGTTAAGTTCAAAATAAGTATACCTTTGACCTGTCTCACAATTACGAAGCTTCTGTAGCTTCTGTTCCTTCAGCAGTTCACCCTCTTTGGCCCAACTCAGAAATAAGAACCAGAAAAGTCATCTTTCTCAGGCTGATGAAGCCAGATTGCTACTGAAATAATTGGAAGCAAGCCCTGAATTACTGCCTATTTCTACTCTTCCAAAGTAAACtgcatcatttcatttattgtaagtAAAGGCTGGCCCCTGTGCCTTTTTCATCCAGCAAATTCAAGgtatagatctttttaaaatggtGGGGAACTCACATTGGGTTTGTGGCTTGGAGTATTGTTATCCCTTCTATACCACACTAAGCTTAATTACACTCTGATTTCATGTTATTTCTGACATTTGGCATTCAAAGTCATCAgagtaggtttttgttttttttggtgtttgtgttggtgtgtgtgtgtgtgtgtgtgcaaatgaTTAAACaaagtatgtttttcttttctttttcttctggggtaCCGGGGCCAGGTAgtgagcctgggacctcatatgtgggaagctggcactcaaccactgagtcccATCAGCAATCCtgagttattttttttgtttgtttgcttgtttttgttttgtttttaggaggtactgggaaccaaacctgggacctcccatgtgggaagcacacattcaactgcttgagccacatccactctcccgTTTATTTGGTGCAATGAAGTATAGCAAATAAAATGGGGAAGGGGTAAATTATCACCTTtaacaagattaatttttaaatgtttttatatttgaaattgtTAATTTGGTTTTACTGAAACAGAATCTCACCCTTAAGATACTATTTGAATGTTGGTTTCAATAAAGGTTCTTGAAATTGTTACTAATGCGTTCAGTTCATAAGTCTATTACTTGGGCATGATGATTATACGAGCTTTTCTGTATATCTTAATTTGACTTCCTTGTAGAGAGCAACTTCAGGAAAACAAGTGCCTAAAAATAAAACTTGCACAATAACCACAATTAAGGCATTATTTAATGACCTAATACCTAAAAAAAACAGATTTACCAGTGGTCTTATATAACTCTGAGATTAAATTTAGCTTCATAATAATGATGTTTTAGAGATAATTGGAGAACTGCAGAGATCAAATCCTATTTTCTCTCTGAACCTTTCATCCCATTTATTCAGAAATCAGTTTTGAAGAACTAAAACATTTGGGGGCCAAAAAAAAGCCTTTGAGATACATAAATCCTCACTGAattactgttttaattttttttttttcccccacaaactcGACTGCAGTTTTTACCTTGATTCATTAGAAATTCCTAACCTATCTGAAATAGCTGCTTATAGAACAAGTGAGACAGGTAGCTTTCTCCTCTGCCCTTTATTACTAACCCAAAAGAAAAGGCTGGCCCAATATTGACTTTGTGGTAAAAAGCAAGAAGTAAATTTAAACAAATGCCTTTgacaaaataagattttattttgaaagacacTGAGTAAAGAGACCTAAGACTCAACTGGTGTAGATTACAAATTCATAGTCTTTCCAACCCCACCAATGGTCTTTGTCATACCAAAAAGTTGCTTTCTTTGGTAATTCCTAGTTTTAGCTTCCTGGAGAAGAGATCTTTTCCCATAAGCcgtcttcattttttttgtagAGTAGAGCTTTATTTCCAGGAAACAGCGTGTCGGTTGGAGatgggtatttttttaaaaacatcaaggTGGATCGGATATGGTCCACAAAGTGGGAGGGCTCAGCCAGAGGTGACGTGGAAAGGTTCTGAAAAAGAAGGTTAAGGGCATGAGAGAAGAGCACCCTTAACTCTGTTGCCCTACTTTGATAAAGATGTCAAATTGCTTTGTGTTCCTTGGACACTGATCAAgatgttctcagaattctgtGTGTATGTGCAGCTTTGGAAAATTACATAAGAAACAAGTTGCTGGGTTAATGAGGAAAAAAGCAGTTCACTGCTTCAGCTTTACCTATGCAGATTTCTATCCAGGACATTATTTCTTATTCCCAATTGATAATAAAAGTTAAATGGGGTCTGCCAATGGCACCCTAAAAACAATGCCCACAGAAGGAAAAGGTGACTGTTATCTTATCTAAACCCTTTTTTTCCTTACAGATGAGAACCAGGGTCCAGAGATTTAAGACTTACCCAACCAGTAAATTCTTACCTCTAGTATTTccttatcatcttgctgcaaccaGAAATCCACATGGGGAAATGGCATCCAGTAATATGGTCCTATACGAAGTTGTTCTGTCTTTGCATCATATATGCTAATCATCTAAAAAAGAACATTTCAAGGATACAATTTCAGGAGTAATCTCTTCTCACATCTTACCATTAATGCAAGTTCCAGTGTAATCTAGTATTTAAGCATTTGTctggataaaaatttttaaaattctgtctcACATAATAAGAAAAGTTGCTGCTTACTGAATACTTTCATTATGTCTGGTACTGCACTTTGTGGATAACATGTATTATTTTGTTTAGTCCTGCAGTCCCATTTTGGGTGAACCTGCCTCAAATAGGAGGCCCACTGCCCAGTCAGGTGTCCAGGAAGCATGAGAATAGCTGATCACCAAACCCAGGTGTGTCTGGCCAAAACAAAGTCCATGGTCCTCCCTCCTACAGAAACATTGCCTTATCATATATATCCCAAGCAGCTTGCAGCTTACAAACATACAACTCTTGTTGCcccatcacaagaaaggaaaaaccaaTTTGCAAAAAGCTAATTTACCAACTGACCTATTCTCTGAATTCCCAAATTTGCCAGTGGTAGTTTTCAGCTTGACCAGCAGTTGTTCAATTTTGGTTTCTGAGACTGAAATACGTTCTTCTGAATATTAATTAAATTAAGGTTATTATGCTCCTTAAGAAATTGCACAAGGAATCCTAAAAATGTTAAAGGATTGGCAAAACCACTGAATCCAAATGtatttttcattgaaaatgtCAGCATTTCATAAACGAGCAGATTGCTTTTTGGGTGCTCTGAATGTGATTTGTTTTTTCACactttaagcatttttaaaaattctatccaTCCCTCAAATGGCATGCAAATGTTAGATTTTTgagtgtttaaaatttaaaaaaaaatttttttttcattaaaaagcaCCCGAAAGGAAccagaattttaaattaatttgatCATTTTTCAGGTAAATTAAGTCCCTCCAGCAAAGTGATCTTCAGTGACCTGGTCCAGAAGACTGCATTATCTCAAAGTACAGCGAGGAGAAACCTTACTTGGCGCTTCCTGGCTTCCCTTGCTTAAAGAACCTCTAGATATATATTCTCTTTGGATCTGGATGCCGTGCATTCACACGTACCTCTCTCCACTTTTTAGACACTGAACTAAATTCTTGAGCTTATAATCTAAAAACATTTATTACTCttctatgtatgtgtgtgtggggggaggtggTCCCTGATAATTTCCATCCTCAAAGAAGCCGATATAAACTTTTCCTTTCTAAGATCTATAAAAATTAAGGCTTAGGAGTTTGATGCCTTCCCCCCGCCTCAAGCCCTTAACACAAAGATGATTTCAAACTCACCGGTCCTCCTGTTAGAGCACGTGCGGCACGCAGCTCCTCCTCTGGACCTCGATCTTGAAAGGAGGCTCTGTAAATCTCTGCAGTTTTAATGTTGACAGCTGTGAGGGGCAACAGATGACTTTCAATTGGCAaaagattaaaatggaaaatgtgcATAGTCTCAACGTTTCTACAGAGACAGAATATATGGATAAAAGAGTcgccaagaaaaagaaagaatggaaactGAACAAAATTACCCTTAAGTGCCTGTAGTTCCCCTTTTCTGGAAAGGGAAAATACAACCTTTTAGCCAAGCATCTCACTACAAATAGCTGGGGCCTGAGTTGGACTACTCATTAGGGAAGACTTGCTTCCAGAGAGCGGCTGCTCCTCCTAACAGCCCCGCTTCCTGGGGCATGTTCTTCCAACAGGCGTGGGCCACAGCCCCCTGGTCAGCTCTGCGGCCAAATGTGTTCACGGCTGAGAACAGAAGTGTGGCCTGTGATCTCGGCAAAGTCTAGTGTTTTTCGTTTCTGCGGATTTCTATTTACTACCTACCTCAGACTTTATAAAgttaaagagaataaaataacgAACACCTAAGTAGCCACCACCCAGCTAAATAAATACCACGGATCCGGCAGAAGCCCTAGGCAAGCACAGCCATTTTCATCCCAGACCCTCAGAACACTAGGGGCTGTCACAGGAGGGAGGCCGCAGGGTCTTTAGCCTAATGGCCTGACACTTGCTTCTGTGGAAACCTTACTCGGTTCCCTATGTATAAAAGATTAAAATGCCTCCTGGACCCCAGCACACCTGGCCTCGGAGGACATGCGGGGAGCTCTGTTATGGGGTGACACATCTGTATTTGCCGCCTTGTTCTTCAGTCGCAGAATGtggatcttctctcttttgtagaaaaagagaagagaggtcCAGCTAACTTGCCGAAGGTCTCTCAGCAACTATACCGAGGAGCTAGGTAGGATTTGACCTCAGTCTGTAGGAGATCACCAGCAGTGGGGAGCACTATTTTGCCTGCCTTGTCAACCTGTAACCACACCTCCAACCCTGAAATAAACCCCTACTTACCAATGCCATAAATTATTGGaaagtgtttttcattttcttctcgaTCATTTAATTCtaacaggaaaaaaaggaaaaaatttaagaaatattaaacagtttttattttacataaaaatggCCAAGAAGGAATCCCCCattgcaaagggaaaaaaaaaatccaggaataAATGGACTTTTCCTGTTTCCCTACTGAGAGGCAGGTTAGTTAAATTTACATTGAACAAACTGCCACTCCCAGAATTCCTGCGTCCTGGCAATCTGCTGTGCAAGGTGGTAGCTCCTCTGTGAAATCCAGTCCCTGTCTCCCTTCCAGGAGTAGAGAGAGGCTTCTGGAAATCCCAAGGACAAAAAGATGAGTTGTACTTGAGCAGGCTCAGCATCTGATTTGAAGGCTGAGCAGGATTTGGACACCGGGAAATAGAGGAAGGCAGTTCCAGCAGATGGGAAAAGCTGGATCCAAAAGTCAGCAAAGCATCAACTAATTGTGCTTCTACCACTGAGGTCCTGCTTGAAGGAGAAGGGTAAGAAGTTCCCAAAATCGGCCTTGTTTGGGAAAGATGGCAGAACTTACCTGTCACACATAATGTCACCAAGTGAATATCATCTTCTTGTCTGTCAAATTCACCTAcaattagaattttaaaactgATGTCAAAAAAAGTTCCTTTAATTAGCAGAACATACTCTGAGCAAGTTaagagggggagggcagggccagaAGGCAGCTGCTCAGTCTCTGCTCCACTGCCCTTTCGGCCACAACCTGGCCTGCGAGCGGCCAGACCCACGTGAGCCCTCCCCCACTGCCGTGCGACAGACACTCCCAGCCCTGAGACCAGAGGAAACCCTGACGAGGCTTTCCGCTTCCCTCTTCATCCTCAGAGGGCCGGGGGAGAGATTCCTAAGAGCAGATATTTACTCTTTTCCTAAgtaacgt
Above is a window of Dasypus novemcinctus isolate mDasNov1 chromosome 23, mDasNov1.1.hap2, whole genome shotgun sequence DNA encoding:
- the NTAN1 gene encoding protein N-terminal asparagine amidohydrolase isoform X2; this encodes MNSIKSFSNHSQCGRLEVHLVGGFSDDRQLSQKLTHQLLSEFDRQEDDIHLVTLCVTELNDREENEKHFPIIYGIAVNIKTAEIYRASFQDRGPEEELRAARALTGGPMISIYDAKTEQLRIGPYYWMPFPHVDFWLQQDDKEILENLSTSPLAEPSHFVDHIRSTLMFLKKYPSPTDTLFPGNKALLYKKNEDGLWEKISSPGS
- the NTAN1 gene encoding protein N-terminal asparagine amidohydrolase isoform X1, with the translated sequence MPLLVQGRRVRLPQTARDLVRAHPPLEERARLLRGQSVQQVGPQGLLYVQQRELAVTSPKDGSISILGSDDATTCHIVVLRHTGNGATCLTHCDGSDTKAEVPLIMNSIKSFSNHSQCGRLEVHLVGGFSDDRQLSQKLTHQLLSEFDRQEDDIHLVTLCVTELNDREENEKHFPIIYGIAVNIKTAEIYRASFQDRGPEEELRAARALTGGPMISIYDAKTEQLRIGPYYWMPFPHVDFWLQQDDKEILENLSTSPLAEPSHFVDHIRSTLMFLKKYPSPTDTLFPGNKALLYKKNEDGLWEKISSPGS